In one window of Acidobacteriota bacterium DNA:
- a CDS encoding Gfo/Idh/MocA family oxidoreductase — protein sequence MRLIRGVNPARIGSPLLFLLFFLAASTDAGVRAAPLRAGIIGLDTSHSVHFTRILNDPEDENHVPGCRVVAAYPQGSPDIESSVRRVPEYTRRVREMGVEIVPSIEALLEKVDVVLLETNDGRPHLEQAAPVLKAGKPVFIDKPVAGSLADVIAIYELSKRYGTPVFSSSALRYAAGVQEVVKGKVGKILACDAYGPGNLEPTHPDLFWYGIHGVETLYTVLGPGCVELSRMTTASDDVVVGRWSDGRLGTFRGRRTGKRGFGGTVFGSDAIAPLGGFTGYPPLVARIVEFFETRVVPVDPATTLEIYVFMEAADESKRRGGAPVRLQDVLEKARIEARETLSRRFP from the coding sequence ATGCGTCTCATACGTGGAGTGAACCCGGCTCGAATCGGTTCGCCGCTCCTGTTTCTGCTCTTCTTCCTTGCGGCGTCGACAGATGCCGGAGTGCGGGCCGCGCCGCTGCGGGCCGGGATCATCGGCCTCGACACGTCCCACTCCGTCCACTTCACCCGGATCCTCAACGATCCCGAGGACGAGAACCACGTCCCGGGCTGCCGGGTGGTGGCCGCGTACCCCCAGGGGAGCCCCGACATCGAGTCGAGCGTGCGGCGGGTCCCGGAATACACGCGCCGGGTCCGGGAGATGGGCGTCGAAATCGTGCCCAGCATCGAGGCGCTCCTGGAGAAGGTGGACGTGGTCCTGCTGGAGACCAACGACGGGCGTCCCCACCTGGAGCAGGCCGCGCCGGTCCTGAAGGCGGGCAAGCCGGTCTTCATCGACAAGCCGGTGGCGGGAAGCCTGGCGGACGTGATTGCCATCTACGAGCTTTCGAAACGCTACGGGACACCGGTCTTCTCCTCGTCCGCTTTGCGCTATGCCGCCGGGGTCCAGGAAGTGGTCAAAGGGAAGGTGGGGAAGATCCTGGCCTGCGACGCCTACGGTCCCGGCAACCTGGAGCCGACCCACCCGGATCTCTTCTGGTACGGCATTCATGGGGTGGAAACCCTCTACACCGTCCTGGGGCCCGGCTGCGTGGAGCTGAGCCGGATGACGACGGCGAGTGACGACGTGGTGGTGGGAAGGTGGTCCGACGGGCGGCTCGGCACCTTTCGGGGGCGCCGGACCGGGAAGCGGGGATTCGGCGGGACCGTCTTCGGGAGCGACGCCATCGCGCCGCTGGGAGGCTTCACCGGCTATCCTCCCCTGGTCGCCCGGATCGTGGAGTTTTTCGAGACTCGCGTTGTACCTGTCGATCCTGCCACGACGCTGGAAATCTACGTCTTCATGGAAGCCGCCGACGAGAGCAAACGGCGCGGCGGGGCGCCGGTTCGCCTGCAGGACGTGCTGGAGAAGGCCAGGATCGAGGCCCGGGAAACACTCTCCCGCAGATTCCCGTAG
- a CDS encoding PQQ-dependent dehydrogenase, methanol/ethanol family, whose protein sequence is MKRHSAICLVLLLAAACQPGGTVSRQEAAVLSGEVTSDELLTADQLPGHWLTYSGGYRSWRYSGLDQVNTANVHRLRLDWAFQFKSLEKVETTPLVVNDVMYVTQPPSDALALDVRTGRPYWEYRHKLPERVSVCCGQVNRGMAILNGRVYLGTLDAQLVALDAKTGAVVWKAKVAEYDEGYSITVAPLAVKDKIIVGISGGEYGIRGFLDAYDAATGERAWRFYTIPGPGEPGNETWSGDSWKQGGAPTWITGSYDPELDLIYWGTGNPAPDWNGDVRLGDNLYASSVVAVEADTGKMRWYFQFTPHDVHDWDSVQIPVLVDGEFGGVRRKLMYFANRNGFYYVLDRTSGEFLLAKNYVKVTWAERIDENGRPVRVPNMEPTEEGTLVYPGVQGGTNWYSPSYSPRTDLFYVPVWELPNLFYKGEADYTPGLPYWGGLVQGASEEPPGRGAIRALVPETGELKWEYPMLTVPWAGVLTTAGDLAFGGTTDGQFFALDARTGEQLWFAQLGGMIATNPITYLNQGKQHLAITAGTTLFSFELE, encoded by the coding sequence ATGAAACGGCATTCGGCGATCTGTTTGGTGCTGTTGCTGGCGGCGGCCTGCCAGCCTGGCGGAACGGTTTCCAGACAGGAAGCGGCGGTCCTCTCGGGAGAGGTGACCTCCGATGAACTGCTGACGGCGGACCAGTTGCCGGGACACTGGCTCACCTACTCGGGCGGTTACCGGAGTTGGCGCTACAGCGGCCTGGACCAGGTCAACACCGCCAATGTCCACCGCCTCCGCCTGGACTGGGCGTTCCAGTTCAAGAGCCTGGAGAAGGTGGAGACCACGCCGCTGGTGGTCAACGACGTCATGTACGTGACGCAGCCTCCCAGCGACGCCCTGGCGTTGGATGTCCGGACCGGCCGGCCCTACTGGGAGTACCGGCACAAACTGCCGGAACGCGTCAGCGTCTGCTGCGGCCAGGTGAACCGGGGAATGGCCATTTTGAACGGCCGGGTCTACCTGGGCACTCTGGACGCCCAACTCGTGGCCCTGGACGCCAAGACGGGAGCCGTCGTCTGGAAGGCGAAGGTGGCCGAGTACGACGAGGGCTACAGCATCACGGTGGCGCCGCTGGCTGTGAAGGACAAGATCATCGTGGGCATCTCGGGCGGGGAATATGGCATCCGGGGATTCCTGGATGCCTACGACGCCGCCACCGGCGAGCGGGCCTGGCGTTTCTACACCATTCCCGGTCCCGGAGAACCGGGGAACGAGACCTGGTCCGGCGACTCGTGGAAACAGGGTGGAGCGCCGACCTGGATCACCGGTTCCTACGATCCGGAACTGGACCTCATCTACTGGGGCACGGGGAATCCCGCCCCCGACTGGAACGGCGACGTTCGGCTGGGGGACAACCTGTACGCCTCTTCGGTCGTGGCCGTGGAGGCCGACACCGGAAAGATGCGCTGGTATTTCCAGTTCACTCCCCACGACGTCCACGATTGGGACTCGGTGCAGATCCCGGTGCTGGTGGACGGCGAGTTCGGCGGAGTCCGGCGGAAGCTCATGTACTTCGCCAACCGGAACGGGTTCTACTACGTGCTTGACCGGACCTCCGGAGAGTTTCTCCTGGCCAAGAACTACGTCAAGGTCACCTGGGCGGAGAGGATCGACGAGAACGGCCGCCCGGTCCGGGTCCCCAACATGGAGCCCACCGAGGAGGGGACGCTGGTTTATCCCGGCGTCCAGGGGGGCACCAACTGGTACTCTCCTTCCTACAGTCCCCGCACCGATCTCTTCTACGTGCCGGTCTGGGAGCTGCCCAATCTCTTCTACAAGGGTGAAGCCGATTACACGCCGGGGCTTCCCTACTGGGGCGGATTGGTTCAAGGAGCGTCCGAAGAGCCGCCGGGAAGGGGAGCGATCCGGGCCCTGGTCCCGGAGACGGGCGAGCTCAAGTGGGAGTATCCAATGCTGACCGTCCCCTGGGCCGGTGTTCTCACCACCGCCGGCGACCTCGCCTTCGGAGGGACCACCGACGGCCAGTTCTTCGCCCTGGACGCCCGCACCGGGGAGCAGCTCTGGTTCGCCCAACTGGGCGGCATGATCGCCACCAATCCCATCACCTACCTCAACCAGGGCAAGCAGCACCTGGCCATCACCGCCGGGACCACACTCTTCAGCTTCGAGTTGGAATGA
- a CDS encoding DUF1501 domain-containing protein, with protein MQSEPQNLQPGNGRRLTPCGQTRREFLWEAGGGFAGTALTFLLAQDGFFGHTVHAAPGKPPAPDTGAPHFPPKARACIFLFMYGGPSQMDLWDPKPELNKRDGQPMPGLDADPLLKLRKKRIGGLMGTPFSFRKWGESGIEVSELFPHQAECVDEMAVFRGTYADSFAHGSGLLQMNTGFLRQGHPSLGSWVTYGLGSENRNLPGYVVMVDHRGGPISGPPNWSSGFMPATYQGTQLRSEGDPILFLKPQEGVTPAQQGHQLRLLSRMNRMRGAAGPENGELMARIASYELAFRMQQSAPEAVDLARESQATRRMYGLEDPETEKFGRKCLIARRLVERGVRFIQVYSGGGHGDDTWDAHSNVVKNHTAHCRQTDLPIAGLLRDLKSRGLLESTLVVWAGEFGRTPTSQRGKGRDHSPRGFTTWMAGGGVRGGQVIGATDDFGYEAVEDKVHVHDLHATILHLMGLDHELLTYFHGGREMSLTDVHGQVIRKALA; from the coding sequence ATGCAATCTGAACCCCAGAACCTTCAACCGGGAAACGGACGTCGACTCACCCCTTGCGGACAGACCCGGCGCGAGTTTCTCTGGGAGGCGGGAGGCGGATTCGCCGGCACCGCTCTGACGTTTCTACTGGCGCAGGACGGCTTTTTCGGGCATACGGTCCACGCCGCTCCCGGAAAGCCGCCGGCTCCGGATACCGGCGCCCCCCACTTTCCGCCCAAGGCCCGGGCGTGCATCTTCCTGTTCATGTACGGCGGTCCCAGCCAGATGGACCTGTGGGACCCCAAGCCGGAACTGAACAAACGGGACGGCCAGCCCATGCCCGGCCTGGATGCGGACCCGCTCCTGAAGCTCCGCAAGAAACGCATCGGCGGGCTCATGGGAACGCCCTTCAGCTTCCGGAAATGGGGCGAGTCGGGGATCGAGGTTTCGGAACTCTTCCCTCATCAGGCCGAATGCGTCGACGAAATGGCCGTGTTCCGCGGCACCTACGCCGACAGCTTCGCCCACGGTTCGGGACTGCTGCAGATGAACACCGGATTCCTTCGCCAGGGGCATCCCAGCCTCGGTTCCTGGGTCACCTACGGCCTGGGCAGCGAGAACCGGAATCTGCCCGGCTATGTGGTGATGGTGGATCATCGAGGGGGCCCCATTTCGGGGCCGCCCAACTGGAGCTCGGGCTTCATGCCCGCCACCTACCAGGGCACGCAGCTTCGCTCCGAGGGAGACCCGATCCTCTTTCTGAAGCCCCAGGAAGGAGTCACCCCGGCCCAGCAGGGCCACCAGTTGCGGCTGCTCTCTCGCATGAACCGGATGCGCGGCGCGGCCGGGCCGGAAAACGGCGAGTTGATGGCGCGAATTGCCAGCTACGAGCTGGCGTTCCGGATGCAGCAGTCCGCTCCCGAAGCCGTGGACCTGGCCCGCGAATCCCAGGCCACGCGGCGCATGTACGGACTGGAGGACCCGGAGACGGAGAAATTCGGCCGCAAGTGCCTGATTGCCCGGCGGTTGGTGGAACGGGGCGTCCGCTTCATCCAGGTCTATTCCGGCGGCGGCCACGGCGACGACACCTGGGACGCTCACAGCAACGTGGTCAAGAACCACACCGCGCACTGCCGCCAGACCGACCTTCCTATCGCAGGCCTGCTCAGGGACCTGAAGAGCCGCGGACTGCTGGAGAGCACTCTGGTGGTCTGGGCCGGCGAGTTCGGCCGGACTCCCACCAGCCAACGGGGCAAAGGCCGCGACCACAGTCCGCGAGGGTTCACCACCTGGATGGCGGGGGGCGGCGTTCGCGGTGGACAGGTCATCGGCGCCACCGACGACTTCGGCTACGAGGCGGTGGAGGACAAGGTCCACGTCCACGACCTGCATGCCACCATCCTGCACCTCATGGGACTGGACCACGAACTCCTCACCTATTTCCACGGCGGCCGCGAGATGAGTCTCACCGACGTCCACGGCCAGGTCATCCGCAAGGCGCTGGCCTGA
- a CDS encoding c-type cytochrome, protein MKNTNLLAAGLLFLTLTHESPAQQPVAENPYTSVADLNNGARNFRNHCAICHALDATGESGPDLTRSEYRHGNSNSALFRIVSQGITGTSMAAHRFTDREVWQLVAYIRSLDRRFAPEALSGDPAKGKVVFEEQGDCSRCHMVDGQGGRLGPDLSDVGWKRSGSFLKESILEPSAEIGNSSETFVDGTRRYWPVTLTLADGDSVQGVVLNEDTYSIQVMDEEERLLSYSKKLLKEIRRGQVSAMPTYQDDLSEAEVDDLVAYLASLKRK, encoded by the coding sequence TTGAAAAATACCAACCTCCTCGCCGCCGGTTTGTTGTTCCTGACGCTGACACACGAGTCGCCGGCGCAACAGCCGGTCGCCGAGAACCCTTACACCTCGGTCGCCGACTTGAATAACGGCGCCCGGAACTTTCGGAACCACTGCGCCATCTGTCACGCCCTGGACGCCACGGGCGAATCGGGGCCGGATCTGACCCGATCCGAGTATCGTCATGGGAACAGCAACTCGGCCCTGTTCCGCATCGTCAGCCAGGGGATCACCGGGACCAGCATGGCGGCCCACCGGTTCACCGATCGGGAGGTCTGGCAACTGGTCGCCTATATTCGATCGCTGGACCGCCGTTTTGCGCCCGAAGCGCTTTCCGGCGACCCCGCCAAGGGCAAGGTCGTCTTCGAGGAGCAAGGGGACTGCTCCCGCTGTCACATGGTCGACGGACAGGGAGGGCGTCTGGGTCCCGACTTGAGCGACGTGGGCTGGAAGCGGTCCGGCAGTTTCCTGAAAGAGTCCATCCTGGAACCCAGCGCGGAGATCGGAAACAGTTCCGAGACCTTCGTGGACGGCACCCGCCGCTACTGGCCGGTCACCCTCACCCTGGCCGACGGAGACTCCGTTCAGGGGGTGGTCCTGAATGAAGACACCTATTCGATCCAGGTCATGGACGAGGAAGAGCGCCTCCTCTCCTATTCCAAGAAGCTCCTGAAAGAGATACGCAGGGGCCAGGTCTCGGCCATGCCCACCTATCAGGACGATCTCTCCGAGGCGGAAGTCGACGACCTGGTGGCCTATCTCGCTTCTCTGAAAAGGAAATAG
- a CDS encoding Abi family protein — MAEQRRRVKTFLYTEGFLKELETSLSSERMDTYRRVTRGDIERAALLYTWNTVVSGAFYGPLQGLEVALRNAMHRQIGRSYGATWYKNPNAGLDDGCRARIAKAKLRLRRDGYAVSPSQIVAVLPFGFWVSLLGPGGQIRGSDYRANYEMTLWRPALRKVFPYCKTLTRRQAHKPLNYLRMLRNRIAHHEPIFARNLRKDHQSILKVTGWISPPTREWIEHHSRVPALLKTPKDKMGIYF, encoded by the coding sequence ATGGCAGAGCAGCGGCGACGCGTCAAAACCTTCTTGTACACCGAAGGTTTTCTCAAGGAACTCGAGACATCGCTCTCGTCCGAGCGCATGGACACGTATCGAAGGGTGACCCGGGGAGACATCGAAAGGGCAGCTCTGCTCTACACTTGGAATACGGTAGTCAGCGGCGCCTTCTATGGGCCACTTCAAGGGTTGGAGGTGGCGTTGCGCAATGCCATGCATCGTCAAATCGGGAGGAGTTACGGCGCGACATGGTACAAGAATCCAAATGCCGGGCTTGACGACGGTTGCCGGGCGCGGATCGCAAAGGCGAAGCTGAGATTAAGGCGCGACGGCTACGCCGTTAGTCCATCCCAGATCGTGGCGGTATTGCCGTTTGGTTTCTGGGTCTCTCTGCTAGGACCCGGTGGCCAGATCCGAGGTTCGGACTACAGAGCAAACTATGAAATGACATTGTGGCGGCCGGCGCTACGCAAAGTGTTCCCATACTGTAAGACTCTAACGCGGCGACAGGCGCACAAGCCGCTCAATTACCTGAGAATGCTTCGGAATAGAATCGCCCATCACGAACCCATCTTTGCGAGAAACCTCAGGAAAGATCACCAAAGCATTCTCAAGGTGACCGGGTGGATTTCACCCCCAACACGAGAGTGGATTGAGCACCATAGCCGAGTTCCAGCTTTGCTCAAGACGCCAAAAGACAAGATGGGAATCTACTTTTAA
- a CDS encoding efflux RND transporter periplasmic adaptor subunit, translating into MRNTLLPLVLLSCTALAAANDLDGTTRIVTVQQRPFVKFVTLTGELQAGDSLIVYSPRIPHHWNLKLSHLADQGSKVRNGDLLVKFDGSSLETERLDLEKKREEARLKIARREAEIGSQRQEQLLQRATAEKELKVARVYAGIPPDLVPREDSEKYRYDVSQARIKLDKADQQLASQQETGRAELEVLELDYQRADLQLKHLLQSMDRLTVRAPSSGLAVRARHDREERRLQPGDAVWGGRPVLMLPNLDHLEVAAVVYDSELGLLQEGMPAEVTLDAYPARRFRGRVLRVSEAAKARSRRSRLKVFEARVSLLETDLGIMKPGMTARVRIPVPVGERMTAPREALHLGPGGEVFAWDETGRKLPVKVLDTTDRWASVAGLDAGQRLLLNLGTDPGRQSEGDWIRMKREDFTLTAPGNGVLNAALATSIQSPALPNTWNYKVTHLAPEGSPVEKGDVVVRLDPTEVEKKLRQETANVEKAREEYEKTKASLELSARDLDLKLEEARADAQKKEKQLVEAREFQSILDVKKAEYEAELARRKVETLELQRRFVKQDADLQLKILQDSRRLYEERASHHRKSIQAMEIVSPRAGTVLYQRNWRNEPVRVGSDVYAGRTIMSLPDLSSLVVDARVAEIDAGKVRVGQEVRVDLDAIPDRTFKGRVASVATLFSPASFDRPMKVLDLTVELERVDQERMRPGMATRIRIVVNHFQDVLTLPLSVIQTENGESFVWVNQEGGPVKRSIKLGRGNGVVAVVKEGLTEGEEVANVPDAG; encoded by the coding sequence ATGAGAAACACCCTCTTGCCGCTTGTTCTTCTGTCCTGCACGGCCCTGGCGGCGGCCAACGACCTGGACGGGACCACCCGCATCGTCACGGTCCAGCAGCGGCCCTTCGTCAAGTTCGTGACCCTCACCGGCGAACTCCAGGCCGGCGATTCCCTGATCGTCTACTCTCCCAGGATTCCCCACCATTGGAACCTGAAACTGAGTCATCTGGCGGACCAGGGATCCAAGGTCCGGAACGGGGATCTGCTGGTGAAGTTCGACGGCTCCAGCCTGGAGACCGAACGGTTGGACCTGGAGAAGAAACGGGAGGAAGCGCGGCTCAAGATCGCCCGCAGGGAAGCCGAAATCGGGTCCCAACGGCAGGAGCAACTTCTGCAAAGGGCCACCGCCGAAAAGGAATTGAAGGTCGCCCGGGTCTACGCCGGGATTCCGCCCGACCTGGTGCCTCGGGAAGATTCCGAAAAGTACCGGTACGACGTCTCGCAGGCCAGGATCAAGCTGGACAAGGCCGACCAGCAACTCGCCAGTCAACAGGAAACCGGACGGGCCGAGTTGGAGGTTCTCGAACTCGACTACCAGCGGGCCGATCTGCAACTCAAACACCTGCTTCAGTCCATGGACCGGCTCACGGTCCGGGCGCCCTCCTCCGGACTGGCCGTCCGGGCGCGGCACGACCGGGAAGAGCGCAGGCTCCAGCCGGGAGACGCGGTCTGGGGAGGGCGTCCGGTCCTGATGCTCCCCAACCTGGATCACCTGGAAGTTGCCGCCGTCGTCTACGACTCCGAGCTCGGCCTGCTGCAGGAAGGGATGCCTGCCGAGGTGACCCTGGATGCCTATCCCGCCCGCCGCTTCCGCGGACGAGTGCTGCGGGTTTCGGAAGCGGCGAAGGCCAGGTCGCGGAGATCCCGGCTCAAGGTCTTCGAGGCCCGCGTATCCCTACTGGAAACGGATCTGGGCATCATGAAGCCGGGAATGACGGCTCGAGTGAGGATTCCGGTGCCGGTGGGCGAGCGAATGACGGCGCCCCGGGAGGCGCTCCACCTGGGGCCCGGCGGCGAGGTCTTCGCGTGGGATGAGACGGGGCGGAAGCTGCCGGTGAAAGTCCTGGATACGACGGACCGCTGGGCGTCGGTGGCCGGACTGGATGCCGGACAGAGACTCCTCCTGAATTTGGGCACGGACCCGGGCCGCCAATCGGAGGGGGATTGGATCCGGATGAAACGGGAGGACTTCACCCTCACCGCGCCCGGCAACGGAGTACTCAATGCGGCGTTGGCGACTTCGATCCAGTCGCCGGCTCTTCCCAACACCTGGAACTACAAGGTCACCCACTTGGCGCCCGAGGGAAGCCCGGTGGAAAAAGGGGACGTCGTGGTGCGCTTGGACCCGACGGAAGTCGAGAAGAAACTGCGTCAGGAAACGGCCAACGTCGAGAAGGCCCGGGAAGAGTACGAGAAGACCAAGGCGTCTTTGGAGCTGTCGGCACGGGACCTGGACCTGAAGCTGGAGGAAGCCCGGGCCGATGCTCAGAAGAAGGAGAAACAACTGGTGGAAGCCAGGGAGTTCCAGTCGATCCTCGACGTCAAAAAGGCGGAATACGAGGCGGAATTGGCTCGCCGCAAGGTCGAGACCCTGGAACTGCAGCGGAGGTTCGTGAAGCAGGACGCCGACCTGCAGCTCAAGATCCTGCAAGACAGCCGGCGGCTCTATGAAGAGAGAGCCTCCCATCACCGAAAATCGATCCAGGCCATGGAAATCGTCTCACCCCGGGCCGGCACCGTCCTTTACCAGAGGAACTGGCGCAACGAGCCGGTGCGGGTGGGAAGCGACGTGTACGCGGGCAGGACCATCATGAGCCTCCCCGACCTGTCGAGCCTGGTGGTGGACGCCCGGGTCGCGGAAATCGACGCCGGAAAAGTCCGCGTCGGCCAGGAAGTCAGAGTCGACCTGGACGCCATTCCGGACCGGACCTTCAAGGGAAGGGTCGCGTCGGTGGCCACCCTCTTCTCTCCGGCCAGCTTCGATCGGCCCATGAAGGTCCTGGACCTCACGGTAGAGCTGGAGCGCGTGGACCAGGAGAGAATGCGTCCGGGCATGGCCACCCGGATCCGGATCGTCGTCAACCACTTCCAGGATGTCCTGACCTTGCCCCTGTCGGTCATTCAGACGGAAAATGGCGAGTCCTTCGTCTGGGTGAATCAGGAGGGCGGGCCGGTCAAGCGATCCATCAAGTTGGGGCGGGGCAACGGTGTCGTCGCCGTGGTCAAGGAAGGGCTGACGGAGGGAGAGGAGGTCGCCAATGTGCCGGATGCGGGGTGA
- a CDS encoding TolC family protein, translated as MMFAVRTPFSLLAVLWLGLFPAEGSSDTDQEFPASEPYVDRVRSEGRFMDLSLKEAVRLALTNNLEIAIEDFNEDLTEQRIFQTRGDYDPMLSFTTGWNSNEWPATSILDAGRNVPTSLRRGFELSSSVQQPVKGGGTLQMTLNNNRNSTNSAFSIINPNFESYFNFSFSQPLWRGFRQTQTERQLKLYNLDRHINESQFKERVSAIILRLQTEYWELVSAIDNHETRRQSREQAVLQHELNKRRVAVGISAPMEVSRTRAEVSKREQATIQAEVQIVIRQNAVKKLLTPDRSAALWNLTLIPTDRPRIRPLAIELEEAIEQALKRRPELERLNLELEKNRVDRDYYKREGKPRINLRANVGSYGRSGQVFKNVDFFGALTREPDPAHPFYGNFGDSMGQALGFDYISYGIFVDVEIPLRNRRNEGLMAETAIAERRLRHETREQEQVIVEEVRNAYERLGIQKRELDMSALAVRFAEEQLELETKRFKAGLSTNFELLQYQRDVAEARLVELRSQIDYQLALTGLRKAMNTIIDAQDMAVAQGSNSN; from the coding sequence ATGATGTTTGCCGTTCGCACCCCTTTTTCCCTGTTGGCCGTTCTCTGGCTCGGATTGTTTCCGGCCGAAGGCTCTTCCGATACGGACCAGGAATTCCCTGCCAGCGAACCCTACGTGGACCGGGTTCGAAGCGAGGGAAGATTCATGGATCTCTCCTTGAAGGAGGCCGTCCGTCTGGCTCTGACCAACAATTTGGAGATCGCCATCGAGGATTTCAATGAAGACCTGACCGAACAACGGATATTCCAGACTCGCGGCGACTACGATCCGATGCTCAGCTTCACCACCGGCTGGAATTCCAACGAGTGGCCGGCCACCAGCATTCTGGACGCGGGCCGCAACGTCCCCACCTCCCTGCGGCGAGGGTTCGAGCTCAGTTCATCGGTTCAACAGCCGGTCAAAGGTGGCGGCACCCTCCAGATGACCTTGAACAACAATCGCAACTCCACCAACAGTGCTTTTTCCATCATCAATCCCAATTTCGAGTCCTACTTCAACTTCTCATTCAGCCAACCCCTGTGGCGGGGTTTCCGGCAGACTCAGACCGAGCGGCAGTTGAAGCTCTACAACCTGGATCGTCACATCAACGAGAGCCAGTTCAAGGAGCGGGTGTCGGCCATCATCCTGCGCCTCCAGACCGAGTATTGGGAATTGGTCTCGGCCATCGACAACCACGAGACGCGCCGCCAATCCCGCGAACAGGCCGTCCTGCAGCACGAGCTCAACAAGCGGAGGGTCGCCGTGGGCATTTCGGCTCCGATGGAGGTCAGCCGGACCCGGGCGGAGGTGTCCAAACGGGAGCAGGCCACGATTCAGGCCGAAGTCCAGATTGTCATCCGGCAGAATGCCGTCAAGAAGCTCCTCACGCCCGACCGGTCGGCTGCCCTCTGGAATCTGACGTTGATCCCCACGGACCGGCCTCGAATCCGGCCCCTGGCCATCGAATTGGAGGAGGCCATCGAACAGGCTTTGAAGCGACGCCCCGAGCTGGAGCGCCTGAACCTGGAGTTGGAAAAGAACCGGGTCGACAGGGATTACTACAAGAGGGAAGGCAAGCCACGAATCAACCTCAGGGCCAACGTCGGATCGTACGGCCGTTCCGGACAGGTCTTCAAGAACGTGGATTTCTTCGGGGCTCTGACTCGCGAGCCGGATCCGGCGCACCCCTTCTACGGCAACTTCGGCGATTCCATGGGACAGGCGCTGGGGTTCGACTACATCTCCTACGGGATCTTCGTCGATGTGGAGATCCCCTTGAGAAATCGCCGCAACGAGGGCCTCATGGCGGAAACCGCCATCGCCGAGCGCCGTCTCCGGCACGAGACTCGGGAGCAGGAACAGGTCATCGTGGAGGAGGTCCGCAACGCCTACGAACGTCTCGGCATTCAAAAGAGGGAACTGGACATGTCCGCGCTGGCGGTTCGCTTTGCCGAAGAACAACTGGAACTGGAAACCAAGCGGTTCAAGGCGGGACTCTCCACCAACTTCGAGCTCCTGCAGTACCAGCGGGACGTGGCCGAGGCCCGGCTCGTGGAACTGCGCTCCCAGATCGACTATCAATTGGCGCTCACCGGATTGCGGAAGGCCATGAACACCATCATCGACGCCCAGGACATGGCGGTTGCCCAAGGGTCGAATTCCAATTAG